A stretch of Haloprofundus halophilus DNA encodes these proteins:
- a CDS encoding DNA polymerase Y family protein, translating into MSGETLPGARGDAEERIVFHVDMDCFYASCERLKEPELDGEPVVVGMGYEPGEGHGAVATASYEARAHGVDSAQPITQALDALPRAADAELDDDGNPADPDVPAVGYYRPVDMEYYKEVSAQVKEILHDCADVVREVSIDEAYLDVTERTAWQTVSGGSGDGGNSDRGNDDGSERTLAEGYARHVKQRIDREVGVTASVGVGPNMSVAKVASDYDKPNGLVVVRPEEVWSFLDPLDIEEVHGVGPVTARELREMGIDTAGDLAAADPHRLGETFGERGRELHRRARGDDDRAVTPTGLPKSLSRESAFTRPTSESEAMREKVRALAADVAERAQSRGALYRTIGIKVVQPPFEVNTRAKSLPGPVDDPGLVESVALELLTEFDGSRVRKLGVRVSNLDFAEGDQASLDGWENATGEAVEETETSPSRSNDPATSTASDGSETNDSDTNDGRTKRTLGDWAADHADSKRRRDADSGERSTESTDGQASLTEFE; encoded by the coding sequence ATGAGCGGCGAGACGCTTCCCGGCGCGAGAGGAGACGCCGAGGAGCGTATCGTGTTCCACGTCGACATGGACTGCTTCTACGCGTCCTGTGAGCGGCTCAAAGAGCCCGAACTCGACGGAGAGCCCGTCGTCGTCGGGATGGGGTACGAACCCGGCGAGGGCCACGGCGCCGTCGCCACCGCGAGCTACGAGGCCCGCGCCCACGGCGTCGACAGCGCCCAACCCATCACGCAGGCGCTCGACGCGCTCCCCCGCGCCGCCGACGCCGAGTTGGACGACGACGGCAACCCCGCGGACCCCGACGTGCCGGCGGTCGGCTACTATCGCCCCGTCGACATGGAGTACTACAAGGAGGTGAGCGCGCAGGTCAAAGAGATTCTCCACGACTGCGCCGACGTGGTTCGGGAGGTGAGCATCGACGAGGCGTACCTCGACGTGACCGAGCGGACCGCCTGGCAGACAGTGAGCGGAGGGAGCGGCGATGGAGGGAACAGCGATAGAGGTAACGACGACGGAAGCGAGCGGACCCTCGCGGAGGGGTACGCTCGCCACGTCAAGCAGCGAATCGACCGCGAAGTCGGCGTCACCGCCAGCGTCGGCGTCGGCCCGAACATGAGCGTCGCCAAAGTCGCCAGCGACTACGACAAGCCGAACGGCCTCGTCGTCGTCCGCCCCGAGGAGGTCTGGTCGTTTCTCGACCCGCTGGACATCGAGGAAGTCCACGGCGTCGGCCCCGTCACCGCGCGCGAACTCCGCGAGATGGGTATCGACACCGCCGGCGACCTCGCAGCGGCGGACCCGCACCGCCTGGGAGAGACGTTCGGCGAGCGGGGTCGCGAACTCCACCGCCGCGCCCGCGGCGACGACGACAGGGCAGTGACGCCGACGGGGCTCCCGAAGAGCCTCTCGCGGGAGTCGGCGTTCACGAGACCCACCTCCGAGAGCGAGGCGATGCGCGAGAAAGTGCGCGCGCTCGCGGCGGACGTCGCCGAGCGCGCGCAGAGTCGCGGGGCGCTCTACCGCACCATCGGCATCAAAGTCGTCCAACCGCCGTTCGAGGTGAACACCCGCGCGAAGTCGCTTCCCGGACCGGTCGACGACCCCGGGCTCGTCGAGTCGGTCGCGCTGGAGCTGTTGACGGAGTTCGACGGGAGCCGGGTCAGAAAACTGGGCGTCCGCGTCTCCAACCTCGACTTCGCCGAGGGCGACCAGGCCAGCCTCGACGGGTGGGAGAACGCGACCGGCGAAGCCGTCGAAGAGACCGAAACGTCGCCGTCCCGGTCGAACGACCCCGCGACGAGCACCGCGAGCGACGGTTCCGAGACGAACGACTCTGATACGAACGACGGCCGGACGAAGCGGACCCTGGGCGACTGGGCGGCCGACCACGCCGACTCGAAACGGCGGAGAGACGCCGACTCCGGCGAGAGATCGACCGAATCGACGGACGGTCAGGCCTCCCTGACCGAGTTCGAGTGA